The following are from one region of the Salmo trutta chromosome 20, fSalTru1.1, whole genome shotgun sequence genome:
- the LOC115155533 gene encoding activin receptor type-2A-like: MGPATKLAFGVFLISCSSGAILGRMETQECVHYNYNPNPAAIQENRGNRSGIETCAGEKDKRRHCFATWRNVSGIVEIVKQGCWLDDHNCYDSTECVEKKESPDVFFCCCEGNMCNEKFVYTPDNTQAVQTTSNPVTQKPPVFTTLMYSLVPIIGITAIILFSFWMYRHHKLAYPLVLVPTQDPGPMPPSPILGQKPLQLIEIKARGRFGCVWKAQLLNDYVAVKIFPIQDKQSWQNEYEIYNLSGMRHENLLHFLGAEKRGNNMDIELWLITAYHEKGSLTDYLKANVLSWSELCHIAQTTARGLAYLHEDIPGLKDGHKPAIAHRDIKSKNILLKSNLTACIADFGLAQRFEAGRSAGDTHGQVGTRRYMAPEVLEGAINFQRDSFLRIDMYALGLVLWELAARCKAADGPVDEYMLPFEEEIGQHPSLEDMQDVVVHKKMRPTLRECWQKHTGLTMLCETIEECWDHEAEARLSAGCVEERMVQMQRLNNITAPEEIVTVVTMVTNVDYPPKESSL, translated from the exons GGGCGATCCTGGGTCGGATGGAAACACAGGAGTGTGTCCACTATAACTACAACCCCAACCCTGCTGCCATCCAGGAGAACCGAGGGAACCGCAGTGGCATCGAGACGTGTGCCGGGGAGAAGGACAAGCGGAGACACTGTTTCGCCACTTGGAGGAACGTGTCGGGAATCGTAGAGATCGTAAAGCAGGGCTGTTGGCTGGATGATCACAACTGCTATGACAG TACTGAATGTGTGGAGAAGAAAGAAAGCCCTGACGTGTTCTTCTGCTGCTGTGAAGGAAACATGTGTAACGAGAAGTTTGTCTACACTCCTGACAACACACAAGCTGTTCAGA CAACGTCGAACCCGGTTACCCAGAAGCCTCCTGTCTTCACCACTCTGATGTACTCACTGGTGCCCATCATAGGCATAACTGCCATCATCCTCTTCTCGTTCTGGATGTATCGCCATCACAAGCTGGCATACCCTCTAGTCCTGGTGCCCACACAG GACCCGGGGCCCAtgcctccctcccccatcctGGGACAGAAGCCACTGCAGTTGATTGAGATCAAAGCCAGGGGGCGCTTCGGCTGCGTGTGGAAGGCTCAGTTGCTCAACGATTACGTGGCTGTCAAAATATTCCCCATTCAG GACAAGCAGTCATGGCAGAACGAGTATGAGATCTACAACCTGAGCGGGATGAGGCATGAGAACCTGCTCCACTTCCTGGGAGCAGAGAAGAGGGGAAACAACATGGACATAGAGCTGTGGCTGATCACAGCCTACCACGAGAAG GGCTCGTTGACAGACTATTTGAAGGCCAACGTGTTGTCGTGGAGCGAGCTGTGCCACATAGCCCAGACCACGGCTCGAGGCCTGGCCTACCTCCATGAAGACATCCCTGGTCTGAAGGACGGACACAAGCCAGCCATCGCCCACAG GGATATCAAGAGTAAGAATATCCTTCTGAAGTCCAACCTGACGGCCTGCATCGCTGACTTTGGCCTGGCCCAGAGGTTTGAGGCTGGGAGATCCGCTGGGGACACGCATGGACAG GTGGGCACCCGGAGGTACATGGCCCCTGAGGTGCTGGAGGGGGCCATCAACTTCCAGCGGGACTCGTTCCTGAGGATAGACATGTATGCCCTGGGACTGGTGCTGTGGGAACTGGCCGCACGCTGCAAGGCTGCTGACG GCCCAGTGGATGAGTACATGCTGCCGTTTGAGGAGGAGATTGGCCAGCACCCATCCCTGGAGGACATGCAGGATGTTGTAGTTCACAAAAAGATGAGGCCCACGCTCAGGGAGTGCTGGCAGAAACACACT GGTCTGACCATGCTGTGTGAGACCATCGAGGAGTGCTGGGACCACGAGGCGGAGGCGCGCCTGTCGGCAGGGTGTGTGGAGGAGCGCATGGTGCAGATGCAGCGCCTCAACAACATCACCGCGCCCGAGGAGATCGTCACAGTCGTCACCATGGTGACCAACGTGGACTACCCCCCCAAAGAATCCAGCCTATGA